The Branchiostoma floridae strain S238N-H82 chromosome 10, Bfl_VNyyK, whole genome shotgun sequence genome has a segment encoding these proteins:
- the LOC118424172 gene encoding P32 adhesin-like, with translation MVPNVRQPNPRQYHPAGMVPNVRQPNPRQYLLPGMVPNVRQPNPRQPHPAGMVPNVRQPNPRQHLLPGMVPNVRQPNPRQPHPAGMVPNVRQPNPRQYLLPGMVPNVRQPNPRQPHPAGMVPNVRQPNPRQYLLPGMVPNVRQPNPRQPHPAGMVPNVRQPNPRQHLLPGMVPNVRQPNPRQHHPAGMVPNVRQPNPRQHLLPGMVPNVRQPNPRQPHPAGMVPNVRQSVRQSQPHPGQY, from the coding sequence ATGGTCCCAAACGTCCGCCAGCCCAACCCGCGACAGTACCACCCAGCGGGGATGGTCCCAAACGTCCGACAGCCCAACCCGCGACAGTACCTCTTGCCGGGGATGGTCCCAAACGTCCGACAGCCCAACCCGCGACAGCCCCACCCAGCGGGGATGGTCCCAAACGTCCGACAGCCCAACCCGCGACAGCACCTCTTGCCGGGGATGGTCCCAAACGTCCGACAGCCCAACCCGCGACAGCCCCACCCAGCGGGGATGGTCCCAAACGTCCGACAGCCCAACCCGCGACAGTACCTCTTGCCGGGGATGGTCCCAAACGTCCGACAGCCCAACCCGCGACAGCCCCACCCAGCGGGGATGGTCCCAAACGTCCGACAGCCCAACCCGCGACAGTACCTCTTGCCGGGGATGGTCCCAAACGTCCGACAGCCCAACCCGCGACAGCCCCACCCAGCGGGGATGGTCCCAAACGTCCGACAGCCCAACCCGCGACAGCACCTCTTGCCGGGGATGGTCCCAAACGTCCGACAGCCCAACCCGCGACAGCACCACCCAGCGGGAATGGTCCCAAACGTCCGCCAGCCCAACCCGCGACAGCACCTCTTGCCGGGGATGGTCCCAAACGTCCGACAGCCCAACCCGCGACAGCCCCACCCAGCGGGGATGGTCCCAAACGTCCGCCAATCTGTCCGACAGTCGCAGCCGCACCCCGGACAGTACTGA